One genomic segment of candidate division WOR-3 bacterium includes these proteins:
- a CDS encoding ABC transporter ATP-binding protein: MNNIMRGHRIPFFLSIVCMSLAAVFSFLTPLIIKHVIDFTIGRNEAQIPFFVRNLFFFNGKSPLSSNLYFAGVLLITATLFQGIFTLLKGTLSSKSSEGATRDLRNRLYNHIQYLPFSYHTAVKTGDLIQRCSSDVETIRRFFSVQFIEVGRALVMLGLVLPIMINLNTTMTLYSMLIIPVIFGFSVLFFVKVKKAFKISDESEGVLSSMLQENLTGIRIVRAFARQEFEVKKFDEKNTSFRDLTYKLIILLSLYWSSSDLLCMAQIALVTVVGVKMALGGNLSIGTLVVFVTYENLLLWPIRQMGRIITDMGKTFVSVERVNEILAEKTEYLIAENNTVLPDQTRISDFDVMGDIEFKDVWYYFPKSSEPALRGVSFRIKKGQTVALIGPTGSGKTALVSLIPRLYDYSKGSILIDGRELKDTDLHHIRKNIGIVLQEPFLFSKTIRENLLMGKKVTSDDELHKASELSAIHDVILSFEKGYDTLVGERGVTLSGGQKQRIAIARTLLKDPPVLIFDDSFSSLDSETDVRIRSALIGRKGRRTTLIISHRISSISSADRIFVMENGSIVQSGTHKELIREQGLYKRVWEIQSEFEKDVFGETPSRTKEAIYE, translated from the coding sequence ATGAATAATATTATGAGAGGGCATCGCATTCCGTTCTTCTTATCCATAGTATGTATGTCCCTTGCCGCAGTCTTCAGTTTTTTGACTCCTCTGATAATAAAACACGTCATTGACTTTACAATAGGCAGGAACGAGGCTCAAATTCCGTTTTTTGTCAGAAATCTATTCTTCTTTAACGGAAAGAGTCCTCTTAGCAGCAATCTTTACTTCGCCGGAGTTCTGCTCATAACGGCGACTCTTTTTCAGGGAATTTTTACTTTACTAAAGGGGACTCTTTCTTCAAAATCATCTGAAGGAGCGACAAGAGACCTGAGAAACAGACTGTACAACCACATCCAGTACCTGCCTTTTTCTTATCACACGGCAGTCAAAACGGGTGATTTAATACAAAGATGCTCTTCGGACGTCGAAACCATAAGAAGGTTTTTTTCAGTTCAGTTTATTGAAGTTGGAAGAGCCCTGGTAATGCTCGGTCTCGTTTTGCCGATTATGATAAATTTGAACACCACAATGACTTTGTACTCCATGCTCATCATCCCCGTGATTTTCGGTTTTTCGGTTCTGTTCTTCGTCAAGGTAAAAAAGGCTTTCAAAATTTCGGACGAGTCCGAAGGAGTGCTTTCATCAATGCTTCAGGAAAACCTGACCGGCATTAGGATTGTCAGAGCTTTCGCGAGACAGGAATTTGAGGTCAAGAAATTCGATGAAAAGAATACATCTTTCAGAGATCTGACTTACAAACTTATAATATTATTATCCCTCTACTGGTCATCGTCGGACCTGCTTTGTATGGCACAAATAGCACTCGTCACGGTTGTCGGTGTAAAAATGGCTCTTGGCGGAAATTTGTCTATTGGAACTCTCGTGGTTTTCGTGACCTACGAAAATCTTCTTCTTTGGCCAATAAGGCAGATGGGCAGGATAATCACGGACATGGGAAAGACGTTCGTATCCGTTGAAAGAGTAAATGAAATTCTCGCCGAAAAAACAGAGTACTTGATAGCCGAAAACAACACCGTCTTACCTGATCAAACCCGAATTTCAGACTTTGATGTCATGGGTGACATTGAATTCAAAGACGTCTGGTATTATTTTCCAAAATCTTCTGAACCGGCTCTGAGAGGGGTCTCTTTCAGGATCAAAAAGGGACAGACTGTCGCGCTTATAGGACCGACGGGCTCGGGGAAAACAGCTTTGGTAAGTCTCATTCCCAGGCTTTACGATTACTCCAAGGGTTCGATCCTGATTGACGGCAGAGAGTTAAAAGACACAGATCTTCATCATATACGAAAAAACATCGGCATAGTCCTGCAGGAACCTTTTTTGTTCTCCAAGACAATAAGAGAAAATCTCTTGATGGGAAAAAAAGTCACATCCGACGACGAACTGCACAAAGCATCTGAATTATCGGCCATCCATGACGTCATACTGTCCTTCGAGAAAGGATACGACACGCTCGTCGGCGAAAGAGGAGTGACTCTTTCAGGCGGTCAGAAGCAGAGGATAGCCATTGCGAGAACTCTTCTGAAAGACCCTCCTGTGCTGATTTTCGACGATTCCTTCAGTTCACTCGACTCCGAAACAGACGTCAGAATCAGAAGCGCTCTCATTGGTAGAAAAGGAAGAAGAACGACTCTGATAATATCCCACAGGATATCCTCTATTTCAAGCGCCGACAGGATATTCGTTATGGAAAACGGCTCGATAGTTCAGTCGGGCACTCACAAAGAGTTGATCAGAGAACAAGGTCTTTACAAAAGAGTATGGGAAATACAATCCGAGTTCGAAAAAGATGTTTTTGGCGAAACGCCTTCGAGAACAAAGGAGGCAATTTATGAATGA
- a CDS encoding T9SS type A sorting domain-containing protein, with amino-acid sequence MDGCPLFSPTSLSALNLAYSRAMAESCYVTLFLEGTAEPDLMSGILNVTIIAEQDLGAPPYYLYIAAVSHLVPHSWGIFSEFHRPARKMFPDFNGTPITFSGIYPETLLIDIPFTFSSSWWNFEPDDVYFIVCLQTFTVSDKQIHQSENIDISGFVGVEETPNNGPILLNLGNPYPNPFASVLFLPVYAENSANVTVTVYDMTGRAVRRFSSGDLFIENHILSWDGRDESGKELSAGMYRIELACEGKRISKIVAKMI; translated from the coding sequence ATGGACGGATGCCCCCTGTTTTCCCCGACTTCTCTTTCAGCCCTGAACCTGGCTTATTCGAGAGCCATGGCAGAGTCCTGTTACGTGACTTTATTCCTTGAAGGAACAGCTGAACCAGATCTCATGTCGGGAATTCTAAACGTGACAATCATTGCAGAACAGGATCTTGGCGCTCCCCCTTACTATCTTTATATCGCAGCCGTTTCACATCTGGTTCCGCACAGTTGGGGGATTTTTTCAGAATTTCACAGACCGGCGAGAAAGATGTTCCCGGATTTCAACGGAACTCCAATTACTTTTTCCGGTATTTATCCTGAAACACTTTTGATCGATATCCCTTTCACATTTTCCTCCTCCTGGTGGAATTTCGAACCTGACGACGTCTATTTTATAGTATGCCTCCAGACATTCACTGTTTCAGACAAGCAAATTCATCAGAGCGAAAATATAGACATATCCGGTTTTGTAGGAGTTGAAGAAACTCCCAACAACGGTCCCATTCTCCTTAACCTCGGCAATCCCTATCCTAACCCTTTTGCATCAGTTCTATTTCTTCCGGTCTACGCTGAAAACTCTGCAAATGTCACGGTGACTGTCTATGACATGACCGGCAGAGCAGTCAGGAGATTTTCTTCCGGCGATCTTTTCATTGAAAATCATATTCTTAGCTGGGACGGAAGGGACGAATCCGGAAAAGAACTTTCTGCGGGAATGTACAGAATAGAACTTGCATGTGAAGGCAAGAGAATCTCGAAAATCGTAGCTAAAATGATATAA